The Aeromicrobium sp. Leaf245 genome includes a region encoding these proteins:
- a CDS encoding SPFH domain-containing protein, with the protein MTALTIFLVLLAILAVVVVSMTVKIVPQARAGIVERFGKYRTTLTAGLNIVMPFIDKVRYMIDLREQVVSFPPQPVITEDNLTVSIDTVIYFQVTDPVAATYEIAHYIQAIEQLTMTTLRNIIGGMSLEHALTSRDQINSGLRGELDGATGKWGIRVNRVELKGIDPPPSIIDAMEKQMRAERDKRAAILTAEGDRQSRILSAEGQKQAAILTAEGQKQASILSAEGEKQAAILTAQGEGRAIETVFQAIHDGNPDQKLLSYQYLQTLPKIASGENASTWIIPAELTKALGTLGGTVGTVPVDGGGSKKRVDLDEPIETGTSSSGTEAAVQAALEAARAAEKPGVSPSKEPDVPTFGGDEPPADPPTPTS; encoded by the coding sequence ATGACCGCCTTGACCATCTTCCTGGTCCTGCTGGCGATCCTCGCCGTCGTCGTCGTGTCGATGACGGTCAAGATCGTCCCGCAGGCCCGAGCCGGCATCGTGGAGCGGTTCGGCAAGTACCGCACCACCCTGACGGCCGGCCTCAACATCGTCATGCCCTTCATCGACAAGGTGCGCTACATGATCGACCTGCGTGAGCAGGTCGTGTCGTTCCCGCCGCAGCCGGTCATCACCGAGGACAACCTGACGGTCTCGATCGACACCGTCATCTACTTCCAGGTCACCGACCCGGTGGCCGCGACCTACGAGATCGCCCACTACATCCAGGCCATCGAGCAGCTGACCATGACCACGCTGCGCAACATCATCGGTGGCATGAGCCTGGAGCACGCCCTGACGAGCCGCGACCAGATCAACTCCGGCCTGCGCGGCGAGCTCGACGGCGCCACCGGCAAGTGGGGCATCCGCGTGAACCGCGTGGAGCTCAAGGGCATCGACCCGCCGCCGTCGATCATCGACGCCATGGAGAAGCAGATGCGCGCCGAGCGTGACAAGCGCGCCGCGATCCTGACCGCCGAGGGTGACCGCCAGAGCCGGATCCTGTCGGCCGAGGGCCAGAAGCAGGCCGCCATCCTCACGGCCGAGGGCCAGAAGCAGGCCTCGATCCTCTCGGCCGAGGGCGAGAAGCAGGCGGCCATCCTTACCGCGCAGGGCGAGGGCCGGGCCATCGAGACCGTCTTCCAGGCGATCCACGACGGCAACCCCGACCAGAAGCTGCTCTCGTACCAGTACCTGCAGACCCTGCCGAAGATCGCGAGTGGCGAGAACGCCTCCACCTGGATCATCCCGGCCGAGCTCACCAAGGCGCTCGGCACCCTCGGCGGGACGGTCGGCACCGTGCCCGTCGACGGCGGCGGCAGCAAGAAGCGGGTCGACCTCGACGAGCCGATCGAGACGGGGACCTCGTCCTCGGGCACCGAGGCGGCCGTCCAGGCGGCACTCGAGGCCGCACGGGCCGCCGAGAAGCCCGGCGTCAGCCCGTCCAAGGAGCCCGACGTCCCGACGTTCGGTGGCGACGAGCCCCCGGCGGATCCCCCCACCCCGACGTCCTGA
- a CDS encoding NfeD family protein, with protein MIEWMTDNAWVTWVGIAVLLAVAELLSLDLVLLMFALGALAAAVAAAVGAPFWVAMLLFGVVSVGLLFLARPPIVARLHAGPTLTTGHHALVGRTGVVLEPVGPFGGRITLASEVWSARTTDDRELEPGAEVVVTSIDGATAVITSKEPTA; from the coding sequence ATGATCGAGTGGATGACGGACAACGCCTGGGTGACCTGGGTCGGGATCGCGGTGCTGCTCGCCGTGGCCGAGCTGCTCAGCCTCGACCTCGTCCTGCTGATGTTCGCCCTCGGCGCGCTGGCCGCAGCCGTCGCCGCAGCGGTGGGGGCGCCCTTCTGGGTGGCCATGCTGCTGTTCGGTGTCGTGTCCGTCGGGCTGCTCTTCCTGGCCCGGCCGCCGATCGTCGCACGTCTGCACGCCGGGCCCACCCTGACCACGGGCCATCACGCCCTCGTGGGCCGCACCGGCGTCGTGCTCGAGCCGGTCGGCCCGTTCGGCGGTCGCATCACCCTCGCCAGCGAGGTGTGGTCGGCCCGCACCACCGACGACCGGGAGCTCGAGCCGGGCGCCGAGGTCGTCGTGACCAGCATCGACGGTGCCACCGCCGTCATCACCTCGAAGGAGCCCACCGCATGA
- a CDS encoding ABC transporter ATP-binding protein — MATAFQLDSVSVVRPGKVLLDDVSWTVGEDERWVVLGPNGAGKSTLLQVVGAHLHPTSGTAEILGQRLGQTDVFDLRTRIGHSATAIADRIPPAERVEDVVVSAAHAVTGRWNESYDEDDLTRAHQIMGELGITRLADRTFGTLSEGERKRTLIARALMTDPELLLLDEPGAGLDLGAREDLLASLDLLSSTEGAPVLVMVSHHVEEIPQGFTHVLLLRDGRIVDAGPLEQVLTAESLGHTFGMRLELDHVDGRYAARRAQYGRRALR, encoded by the coding sequence ATGGCCACCGCGTTCCAGCTCGACTCGGTGAGCGTGGTGAGGCCTGGCAAGGTCCTGCTCGACGACGTGTCCTGGACGGTGGGCGAGGACGAGCGCTGGGTCGTCCTGGGCCCCAACGGGGCGGGCAAGAGCACGCTCCTGCAGGTCGTCGGCGCCCACCTGCACCCCACCTCCGGCACCGCGGAGATCCTCGGGCAGCGTCTCGGCCAGACCGACGTGTTCGACCTGCGGACCCGCATCGGGCACAGCGCCACGGCGATCGCCGACCGCATTCCTCCCGCCGAGCGCGTCGAGGACGTCGTGGTGTCCGCCGCGCACGCGGTCACCGGCCGGTGGAACGAGTCCTACGACGAGGACGACCTGACCCGCGCGCACCAGATCATGGGCGAGCTCGGCATCACCCGGCTCGCCGACCGCACCTTCGGCACGTTGTCGGAGGGTGAGCGCAAGCGCACGTTGATCGCCCGCGCGCTCATGACCGACCCCGAGCTGCTCCTGCTCGACGAGCCGGGCGCGGGCCTGGACCTCGGAGCGCGCGAGGACCTGCTGGCGAGCCTGGACCTGCTCTCCTCGACCGAGGGCGCGCCCGTGCTCGTCATGGTGTCCCACCACGTGGAGGAGATCCCGCAGGGCTTCACGCACGTGCTGCTGCTGCGCGACGGCAGGATCGTCGACGCCGGCCCGCTCGAGCAGGTCCTCACCGCCGAGTCCCTCGGACACACCTTCGGCATGCGCCTCGAGCTCGACCACGTCGACGGCCGGTACGCCGCGCGTCGCGCCCAGTACGGGCGCCGTGCGTTGCGGTGA
- the serB gene encoding phosphoserine phosphatase SerB, whose protein sequence is MTPHVPAVHLTSPTLLVTLTGPDRSGVSTRLFACLEPFDVEVVDVEQLVVRGRLVLSVLVSLASEAAGNEPVEQDPAPMERSLREVAAELGMDVELEHGVGDNRPRRVGRSQVTVLGHPLRPAAMTALTSRIKAADGNIDRILRLARYPVTALRLEVSGADPDVLQADLAAAAYEHGVDIAVEERGILRHAQRLVVMDVDSTLIQGEVIEMLAEHAGCADEVAAVTESAMRGEIDFEESLRQRVARLEGVPASALEEVHAALTYTPGARTMIRSLKRLGYRFALVSGGFTQIIEWIAADLGIDYVAANELEIVDGRLTGRVVGRVVDRAGKAEALRRFAAEARIGIKNTVAVGDGANDLDMLAAAGLGIAFNAKPVVRDQARTSVNSPYLDSIVYLLGITREEVEAADADEDHADGS, encoded by the coding sequence ATGACGCCCCATGTGCCAGCCGTGCACCTGACCTCGCCGACCTTGCTCGTGACGCTCACCGGCCCCGACCGCAGCGGCGTCTCGACCCGGCTCTTCGCGTGCCTGGAGCCGTTCGACGTCGAGGTCGTCGACGTCGAGCAGCTGGTCGTGCGAGGACGCCTGGTGCTGAGCGTCCTCGTCTCGTTGGCGAGCGAGGCGGCAGGGAACGAGCCAGTGGAACAGGACCCCGCACCTATGGAGCGGTCCTTGCGTGAGGTGGCGGCCGAGCTCGGCATGGACGTCGAGCTCGAGCACGGGGTGGGTGACAACCGCCCGCGCCGCGTCGGGCGAAGCCAGGTGACGGTGCTCGGCCACCCGCTGCGGCCGGCTGCCATGACGGCCCTGACCAGCCGGATCAAGGCCGCCGACGGGAACATCGACCGCATCCTGCGCCTCGCCCGCTACCCGGTGACCGCCCTGCGGCTCGAGGTCTCGGGCGCCGACCCCGACGTGCTGCAGGCCGACCTGGCGGCCGCTGCGTACGAGCACGGCGTCGACATCGCGGTCGAGGAGCGCGGGATCCTGCGCCATGCCCAACGGCTGGTCGTCATGGACGTGGACTCCACGCTGATCCAGGGTGAGGTCATCGAGATGCTGGCCGAGCACGCGGGGTGCGCCGACGAGGTCGCCGCCGTCACCGAGTCGGCCATGCGCGGCGAGATCGACTTCGAGGAGTCGCTGCGTCAGCGCGTCGCGCGTCTGGAGGGCGTGCCCGCCTCGGCTCTCGAGGAGGTCCACGCCGCGCTCACCTACACGCCGGGCGCGCGCACGATGATCCGGAGCCTCAAGCGACTGGGCTACCGCTTCGCCCTCGTGAGCGGCGGCTTCACGCAGATCATCGAGTGGATCGCCGCGGACCTCGGCATCGACTACGTGGCGGCCAACGAGCTCGAGATCGTCGACGGGCGCCTCACCGGCCGGGTCGTCGGCCGGGTGGTCGACCGCGCCGGGAAGGCCGAGGCACTGCGACGCTTCGCCGCGGAGGCGCGGATCGGCATCAAGAACACCGTCGCCGTGGGCGACGGCGCCAACGACCTCGACATGCTGGCGGCCGCGGGCCTCGGCATCGCGTTCAACGCCAAGCCCGTCGTGCGTGACCAGGCACGCACGTCGGTCAACTCGCCGTACCTCGACTCCATCGTCTACCTGCTCGGCATCACGCGCGAGGAGGTCGAGGCCGCCGACGCGGACGAGGACCACGCCGACGGCTCCTGA
- a CDS encoding dodecin, giving the protein MSNRTYRVTEIVGTSPDGVTEAIENGIERAGRTLRHLDWFEVEGIRGQITDTSVSHYQVTMKIGFRLEDDE; this is encoded by the coding sequence ATGAGCAACCGCACCTACCGCGTGACCGAGATCGTCGGCACCTCCCCGGACGGCGTCACCGAGGCCATCGAGAACGGCATCGAGCGGGCCGGAAGGACGCTGCGCCACCTCGACTGGTTCGAGGTCGAGGGCATCCGCGGCCAGATCACCGACACGTCCGTCTCCCACTACCAGGTGACGATGAAGATCGGGTTCCGGCTCGAGGACGACGAGTAA
- a CDS encoding DUF3099 domain-containing protein has translation MNQTPSDSSSAGPGQRRGDAAQRRDEAAERRGEQVYSITSASTGHSDELGARELRYALSMGFRTLCFIGGVLVWNHVLWLGVLLFVGAVFLPYTSVILANAGVRSKADGSDLMKPSPFGEIGDGAPRE, from the coding sequence GTGAACCAGACACCGTCGGACTCCTCGTCAGCAGGCCCAGGACAGCGCCGCGGTGATGCTGCCCAGCGCCGCGACGAGGCGGCCGAGCGCCGCGGTGAGCAGGTCTACTCCATCACGTCGGCGAGCACGGGCCACAGCGACGAGCTCGGCGCACGCGAGCTGCGGTACGCGCTGAGCATGGGCTTCCGCACGCTGTGCTTCATCGGCGGCGTCCTGGTCTGGAACCACGTGCTGTGGCTCGGCGTCCTATTGTTCGTCGGTGCGGTCTTCCTGCCGTACACCTCGGTCATCCTCGCCAACGCCGGCGTGCGCAGCAAGGCCGACGGGAGCGACCTGATGAAGCCGTCCCCGTTCGGCGAGATCGGCGACGGCGCCCCGCGTGAGTGA